A DNA window from Dunckerocampus dactyliophorus isolate RoL2022-P2 chromosome 17, RoL_Ddac_1.1, whole genome shotgun sequence contains the following coding sequences:
- the LOC129170485 gene encoding cytochrome b-c1 complex subunit 9, translating to MALAKTVYNLLFRRTSTFAVTIMVGAVFFERIFDQGGDAIFEQMNRGKLWKHIKHNYENKDE from the exons ATGGCGCTGGCAAAGACCGTGTACAATCTTCTCTTCAGGAGAACGTCCACTTTCGCCGTGACCATCATGGTTGGAGCTGTCTTCTTTGAGCGGATATTCGATCAAGGCGGCGATGCTATATTTGAGCAAATGAATCGTGGG AAACTATGGAAACACATCAAGCATAACTACGAGAACAAAGACGAGTAA
- the gal3st1b gene encoding galactosylceramide sulfotransferase — MSRILIRGICEHTAQCRIVCFVSGNSPPDTLKTVVYRMLVVTGKLKCTAVIRNLFLWFLLANIMLVLYCVKVLSQNGLQEETCALNVLGKNLTRPSGSVQTGECSPVGNIMFMKTHKTASSTLLNILFRFGQKHQLKFAFPDGRNDFFYPSPFRCSQVKGYQPGECFNILCNHMRFQRQEVAKLLPPDAVYVTILRNPADLFESSFHYYHRAVPFTWRIAAENKMAAFLESPWEYYSVDAYNSFYLRNLLFFDFGLDNNLEPEDAKVMESILDLSTRFHLVLIAEHFEESLILLKETLCWTTEDILYFKHNARKRSSVTLLTPEMRERALRWNGADWMLYQHFNNTFWAKVEAYGRERMKRQVIELRRRNAEMKAICIEGGEAVEAQTIHDRRFLPWQPVGGKSILGYNMRKDIDAKWRTVCERMLTPEIQFLADLGVNLWLTRLWGWLTDAIY; from the exons ATGAGTAGGATTCTTATCCGTGGCATCTGTGAACACACAGCACAATGTAGGATTGTTTGTTTCGTTTCTGGCAACTCTCCGCCTGATACGTTGAAGACTGTTGTCTACAG AATGTTGGTCGTCACAGGAAAACTCAAGTGCACAGCTGTAATTCGAAACCTCTTCCTGTGGTTTCTATTGGCCAACATCATGCTGGTGCTATACTGCGTGAAAGTGCTGAGCCAAAACGGCCTCCAAGAAGAAACCTGTGCCCTCAATGTGCTCggtaaaaacctgacaagaccTTCTGGAAGCGTCCAAACAGGCGAGTGCTCCCCTGTGGGAAACATCATGTTCATGAAGACGCACAAAACGGCCAGCAGCACGCTCCTGAACATCCTTTTCCGCTTTGGGCAAAAGCACCAGCTGAAGTTCGCCTTCCCCGACGGACGCAACGACTTCTTCTACCCGTCACCATTCCGGTGCTCCCAGGTGAAGGGCTACCAGCCTGGCGAGTGCTTCAACATCCTGTGCAACCACATGCGCTTCCAACGCCAAGAGGTGGCCAAGCTGTTACCTCCCGATGCTGTCTACGTCACCATCTTACGCAACCCGGCCGACCTCTTCGAGTCGTCCTTCCACTACTACCACAGAGCGGTTCCCTTCACGTGGAGGATCGCCGCGGAGAACAAAATGGCGGCGTTCCTCGAGAGCCCTTGGGAATACTACAGCGTGGATGCCTACAACTCATTCTACCTGAGGAACTTGCTCTTTTTCGACTTTGGTTTGGATAACAACCTGGAGCCTGAGGATGCAAAAGTGATGGAGTCCATTTTGGATTTGTCCACAAGGTTTCATCTGGTTCTCATTGCAGAACACTTTGAGGAGTCCCTCATCCTCCTCAAAGAAACACTCTGCTGGACGACGGAGGACATCCTGTACTTTAAACACAACGCTCGCAAGAGGTCATCCGTCACCCTCCTGACCCCAGAGATGAGGGAGAGGGCTTTGCGGTGGAACGGCGCCGACTGGATGCTCTACCAGCACTTCAACAACACCTTCTGGGCCAAGGTGGAAGCATATGGGAGAGAGAGAATGAAGCGGCAAGTCATAGAGCTCAGGAGGAGGAACGCCGAGATGAAAGCCATCTGCATCGAAGGTGGAGAAGCAGTGGAAGCCCAGACAATTCATGATAGACGGTTTTTACCCTGGCAGCCCGTCGGGGGAAAATCCATCCTGGGGTACAACATGAGGAAAGATATCGATGCCAAGTGGAGGACCGTCTGTGAGAGGATGCTCACGCCTGAAATACAATTCTTGGCTGACTTGGGGGTCAATCTGTGGCTTACTAGACTGTGGGGTTGGTTAACGGATGCCATTTATTGA
- the zmat5 gene encoding zinc finger matrin-type protein 5 — MGKRYYCDYCDRSFQDNMHNRKKHLNGVQHQRAKKGWFDHFRGFSDILKDEQAKKPCRKFLQRGVCDFGPSCRFSHMTEVELMNLQRKVQDERRHKEGLEDPVMPEPTAEEWLSRREKRQSGLISKGDATSIEDHQETHSDIPPQLFSIPDLPPSLVPPPPGGWKVNINTEWG; from the exons ATGGGTAAAAGATACTACTGCGACTACTGTGACCGCTCCTTCCAGGACAACATGCACAACAGGAAGAAGCATCTCAACGGTGTTCAGCACCAGAGGGCTAAAAAGGGATGGTTTGATCATTTTAGAG GCTTTTCTGATATTTTAAAGGACGAACAAGCAAAGAAACCCTGCAGGAAGTTTCTCCAAAGAG GGGTTTGTGATTTTGGGCCATCTTGCAGGTTTTCTCATATGACTGAGGTGGAGCTTATGAATTTACAAAGAAAAGTGCAAG ATGAAAGGCGGCACAAGGAGGGCTTAGAGGACCCTGTGATGCCTGAGCCCACTGCAGAGGAGTGGCTCTCAAGGAGGGAAAAGAGGCAAAGTGGCCTCATCAGCAAAGG GGATGCGACCAGTATAGAAGACCACCAGGAAACACACAGTGATATACCTCCACAGCTCTTCTCCATTCCTGACCTCCCACCCTCGCTGGTGCCTCCCCCTCCAGGCGGCTGGAAAGTCAACATCAACACGGAATGGGGTTGA